One window of Dyadobacter sandarakinus genomic DNA carries:
- a CDS encoding beta-L-arabinofuranosidase domain-containing protein, whose product MINPFRVLSAAVFSLLIPAARAQAPVTCRQLPLGDIRPAGWLNEMLVRQRDGLTGHLDVHYPLVMNERNGWLGGDGDQWERGPYWIDGLVPLAYMLHDEKLIAKAKPWVEWALNSQQPDGYFGPATDYPQEEGLQRDNSRDWWPKMVMLKVLQQYYSATKDQRVITLMTNYFRYQLKELPQTPLGHWTYWARFRGGDNLMMVYWLYDITKAPFLLQLGELLHRQTFDYTGSFLHTGLLAQTGSIHCVNLAQGFKEPAVYYRHHPDKMYLNALKKGLADLDKYNGMAHGLYGGDEALHGNNPTQGSEFCSAVEMMFSLETALEITGDVDFADRLEKIAFNALPAQATDDFMARQYFQQANQVMATRQVRNFADNHGGTDVCYGVLSGYPCCTSNMHQGWPKFAQNLWYTTGDRGVAALVYAPSEAKVRVGGREMVWKEETNYPFDESVRFSLESGVPGPALNFPFYLRVPAWCKEATILINGKVWEKSEGGKVVALRRGWKNGDRVELQLPMHIFNRRWQENALSVERGPLTFALKIGEQETRVANSKDPVAYGSSFIEVRPATDWNYGLYHVPEARISENYSVAQQKDVAAYPWNLQNAPVIIRTKARKIPSWKLYNETAGPIPYSTIYNMETAAEEEDIELVPYGCTQLRISQFPVIGGK is encoded by the coding sequence ATGATCAATCCCTTTCGCGTACTTTCCGCGGCTGTCTTTTCTTTACTCATCCCTGCGGCCCGGGCTCAGGCACCGGTTACCTGCAGGCAGCTTCCGCTGGGCGACATTCGGCCGGCCGGATGGCTGAACGAAATGCTGGTTCGGCAGCGGGACGGGCTCACCGGCCACCTCGACGTACATTACCCGCTGGTAATGAATGAGCGGAATGGCTGGCTTGGCGGTGACGGCGACCAGTGGGAGCGGGGGCCTTACTGGATCGACGGGCTGGTGCCGCTCGCCTACATGTTGCACGACGAAAAGCTGATTGCGAAGGCAAAACCATGGGTGGAGTGGGCATTGAACAGCCAGCAGCCGGACGGCTACTTTGGTCCGGCAACGGATTACCCGCAGGAGGAAGGCCTGCAGCGTGACAACAGCCGCGACTGGTGGCCTAAAATGGTGATGCTCAAAGTACTCCAGCAGTACTACTCGGCTACCAAAGACCAGCGGGTAATCACCCTGATGACCAACTATTTCAGGTACCAGCTGAAAGAACTCCCCCAAACACCCCTTGGCCACTGGACTTACTGGGCAAGGTTCCGCGGCGGCGACAACCTGATGATGGTGTACTGGCTGTACGACATTACAAAAGCACCTTTTCTGCTGCAATTGGGCGAGCTGCTGCACAGGCAGACTTTTGATTACACGGGCTCATTCCTGCATACCGGGCTGCTCGCACAAACAGGCAGCATCCATTGTGTAAATCTGGCCCAGGGGTTCAAGGAGCCGGCTGTGTACTACCGCCATCATCCCGACAAAATGTACCTGAATGCGTTGAAGAAAGGTTTGGCTGATCTGGATAAATACAATGGGATGGCACACGGCCTCTATGGGGGTGATGAGGCATTGCACGGCAACAATCCCACGCAGGGCTCGGAGTTCTGCAGTGCCGTGGAAATGATGTTTTCACTTGAAACGGCCCTTGAAATTACCGGGGATGTGGATTTTGCTGACCGGCTCGAGAAGATCGCATTCAATGCACTGCCTGCCCAGGCGACCGACGATTTTATGGCGCGCCAGTATTTTCAGCAGGCTAACCAGGTGATGGCCACCAGGCAGGTCCGCAACTTTGCGGATAACCATGGGGGTACTGACGTATGTTACGGCGTGCTTTCGGGATATCCTTGCTGCACGTCCAACATGCACCAGGGCTGGCCTAAATTTGCCCAAAATCTGTGGTATACGACTGGCGACCGGGGAGTAGCCGCACTGGTATATGCACCGAGTGAGGCCAAGGTCCGGGTTGGTGGTCGTGAGATGGTGTGGAAAGAAGAAACCAACTATCCTTTTGACGAATCGGTGCGGTTTTCACTTGAAAGCGGCGTACCGGGCCCGGCTTTGAACTTTCCCTTTTACCTGCGGGTGCCTGCCTGGTGCAAAGAGGCGACCATACTAATCAATGGCAAGGTGTGGGAAAAGTCGGAGGGGGGGAAAGTAGTTGCGCTGCGGCGCGGATGGAAAAATGGCGACCGGGTAGAGCTCCAACTGCCGATGCACATTTTCAATCGTCGCTGGCAGGAGAATGCGCTCTCGGTGGAGAGAGGCCCGCTGACCTTTGCATTGAAGATCGGTGAGCAGGAAACCAGGGTTGCCAATAGCAAGGATCCCGTTGCCTACGGAAGTAGTTTTATTGAAGTGCGTCCCGCAACCGACTGGAATTACGGGCTCTACCATGTGCCGGAAGCCAGGATATCGGAAAATTATAGCGTAGCCCAGCAGAAAGACGTAGCCGCATATCCCTGGAATTTGCAGAACGCCCCTGTCATCATCCGTACCAAGGCCAGGAAGATACCTTCCTGGAAGCTGTACAATGAAACCGCAGGGCCCATTCCGTACAGCACGATTTACAACATGGAAACGGCCGCGGAGGAAGAGGATATCGAGCTGGTGCCTTATGGCTGCACCCAGCTCAGGATCTCGCAATTTCCTGTTATCGGCGGAAAATAG
- a CDS encoding metallophosphoesterase family protein yields the protein MNDPKYSGPVIKKGQPDDTYKFLPLPAPTGNYPYRLNIRKVLPGISSDSFSFHMLGDSGSLKDSSFLTKVVQEMVDQYAHPDASGGTLGFLYHLGDVVYNHGEAIEYQRQFFGPFTSYPAPVFAIPGNHDSDVNTDSRVKYKSLEPFKTVFCDTHPRMVPFSGNAARKSMIQPNIYWTLQTPLANIIGLHSNVPKYGVITPAQREWFVEELKAAQAERPGKMLIVCIHHAPYSADINHGSSMPMIRFFEEVFLETGIHPDIVFSGHVHNYQRFHKKYEDGKIVPFVVAGSGGYDELHPVASLSDRRFTGLNNLFEEVVLERYCDDRHGFLRIDLARNGTGVALTGKYYTIVPATEQKPDLLVQLTDEFEVHT from the coding sequence GTGAATGACCCGAAATACAGCGGGCCGGTAATTAAGAAAGGCCAGCCCGACGACACCTACAAATTTCTGCCCCTGCCTGCCCCGACCGGCAACTATCCATACCGGCTCAACATCCGGAAAGTACTCCCGGGCATTTCGTCCGACAGCTTTTCATTCCACATGCTGGGCGACAGCGGCAGCCTGAAAGATTCGAGTTTTCTGACCAAGGTTGTGCAGGAAATGGTAGACCAGTACGCGCATCCCGATGCCAGCGGCGGTACGCTCGGGTTCCTGTACCACCTGGGTGACGTGGTGTACAATCATGGGGAGGCGATCGAGTATCAGCGGCAGTTTTTCGGACCTTTTACATCCTATCCCGCCCCTGTGTTCGCCATCCCGGGCAATCACGACAGTGACGTGAATACGGACAGCCGGGTAAAGTACAAGAGCCTGGAACCATTCAAAACCGTTTTCTGCGATACCCATCCCAGGATGGTACCATTCAGCGGCAATGCAGCCCGCAAGAGCATGATCCAGCCCAACATTTACTGGACATTGCAGACGCCCCTGGCCAACATCATCGGTTTGCACAGCAACGTACCCAAATACGGTGTGATCACACCCGCCCAGCGCGAATGGTTTGTGGAGGAGCTCAAAGCGGCACAGGCCGAAAGGCCCGGCAAAATGCTGATCGTGTGTATACACCATGCTCCCTATTCAGCCGACATCAACCATGGTTCGAGCATGCCCATGATCCGGTTTTTTGAGGAGGTTTTCCTGGAAACAGGCATCCATCCCGACATTGTTTTCAGCGGGCATGTGCATAATTACCAGCGTTTCCACAAGAAATATGAGGACGGTAAAATAGTCCCGTTTGTAGTGGCAGGTTCTGGCGGGTATGATGAGCTGCATCCTGTGGCATCCCTTTCCGATCGCCGGTTTACCGGGCTGAACAACCTGTTTGAGGAAGTGGTACTGGAACGTTACTGCGACGATCGCCACGGTTTTTTACGGATTGATCTGGCCAGGAATGGTACTGGCGTGGCACTTACAGGCAAGTATTACACCATTGTGCCCGCTACCGAACAAAAGCCCGACCTGCTGGTACAGCTCACCGACGAGTTTGAAGTGCATACCTGA
- a CDS encoding M81 family metallopeptidase, with translation MKKAILLGAAFSIFISAACLSAPDHPSRQSSGKQSHPQATRRVAIAGLGIESSTFSPALTTEEAFHAKYGEEVFTSYPFMHTDSALRKGAQWFPTLVGKSLPGGAVTREAYESLVKQSLDLLRKNLPYDGLYYDIHGAMSVVGLDDPEGDFLKRIREVVGTKTLISTSMDLHGNVSWRLAQHSDIITCYRMAPHEDALQTKRRAVGNLLTRMENGKGKPAYKAWIPVPILLPGEKTSTRIEPGKSLYAQVAPASVQEGIVDAAIWIGYAWADEPRNHAVVMVTGDDKAKVTATAEKLAASFWKVRNEFAFVAPTASLQESLDKALASNKHPFFISDSGDNPTAGGAGDVTWTLTEILKRKEFQSVNGPSLIYASIPGPEFVKSAIAAGVGKKVEGYAGARVDARFAPPVKLSGIVESIEYGDKNAEVEVVVKVGSVHVIVTQKRKPYHKEADFTRLGLNPRKSDIVVVKIGYLEPELYNMRADWLLALTPGGVDQNLDRLEYKRINRPMFPFNKDMPAPDLKAQLVPLSDAK, from the coding sequence ATGAAGAAAGCTATTCTGCTGGGAGCAGCATTTTCTATTTTTATTTCGGCTGCCTGCCTCTCTGCACCTGACCATCCTTCCCGGCAAAGCAGCGGGAAGCAAAGCCATCCACAGGCTACCCGCCGGGTTGCTATTGCAGGCCTGGGCATCGAGTCGAGCACCTTTTCTCCCGCCCTCACCACCGAGGAAGCATTCCATGCCAAATACGGCGAGGAAGTGTTCACCTCATACCCTTTCATGCATACAGACTCGGCCTTGCGCAAAGGTGCACAATGGTTTCCGACACTGGTAGGAAAATCGTTGCCGGGCGGAGCGGTCACCCGCGAAGCCTATGAGTCGCTGGTGAAGCAGTCGCTCGACCTTTTAAGAAAAAACCTGCCCTATGACGGTTTGTACTACGATATTCACGGAGCCATGAGCGTGGTGGGACTGGACGATCCCGAGGGAGACTTTCTCAAACGCATCCGCGAAGTGGTAGGCACCAAAACGTTAATTTCGACGTCCATGGACCTGCACGGCAACGTTTCCTGGCGACTGGCACAGCATTCGGATATTATTACCTGCTACCGTATGGCACCCCATGAGGATGCCCTGCAGACCAAGCGCCGGGCAGTCGGTAACCTGCTCACGCGCATGGAAAACGGAAAGGGAAAGCCCGCTTACAAAGCCTGGATACCGGTTCCGATCCTACTGCCGGGAGAAAAAACAAGTACTCGCATTGAGCCGGGAAAAAGCCTGTACGCCCAGGTTGCGCCCGCATCCGTGCAGGAAGGCATCGTGGACGCGGCGATCTGGATCGGATATGCCTGGGCCGACGAGCCCCGGAACCATGCCGTGGTGATGGTCACCGGCGACGACAAGGCGAAAGTAACTGCAACAGCCGAAAAGCTGGCTGCCAGCTTTTGGAAAGTCAGGAACGAGTTTGCATTTGTTGCCCCTACTGCTTCACTGCAGGAAAGCCTGGACAAGGCATTGGCCAGCAACAAGCATCCTTTCTTTATCAGCGACTCCGGCGATAACCCTACTGCCGGCGGTGCTGGTGACGTAACCTGGACTTTAACAGAAATCCTGAAAAGAAAAGAATTCCAGTCCGTCAATGGTCCTTCGCTGATCTATGCATCCATTCCCGGACCTGAGTTTGTTAAAAGCGCCATCGCAGCAGGTGTAGGCAAGAAAGTGGAGGGATACGCGGGTGCACGTGTCGATGCACGTTTTGCACCGCCCGTAAAGCTGTCGGGCATTGTGGAGTCGATTGAATATGGTGATAAAAATGCCGAGGTGGAAGTGGTGGTAAAAGTGGGAAGTGTGCACGTGATCGTGACGCAGAAACGCAAGCCTTACCACAAAGAGGCTGACTTTACCCGCCTCGGGCTCAATCCCCGCAAGTCGGATATTGTGGTTGTCAAGATCGGCTATCTTGAACCTGAGCTGTACAACATGCGCGCAGACTGGCTCCTGGCGCTCACGCCCGGTGGCGTGGATCAAAACCTCGACCGTCTGGAATACAAGCGGATTAACCGGCCTATGTTCCCCTTCAATAAGGACATGCCCGCCCCCGACCTGAAAGCCCAGCTCGTACCTTTGTCCGACGCTAAATAA
- a CDS encoding S9 family peptidase encodes MKKWLPLVLPVLIAGPSLAQQARFTDKDYEHAEMFLAHHTQRYLDQVPGKPVWLSGERFWYRVLTSAGSEFVLVDARRGTKSPAFDHEKLAKALRAVSGKNYTAFMLPFQEFTFSADQKSILFSAAGKKWSCNLKTYQLTEDAASKPIHAAEREAGMLSPDGKKAAFIKDWNLWVRDVETGQTTQLTTDGTTNFGYATDNAGWRHSDRPVLLWSPDSRKIATFQQDERRVGDMYLVTTNVGHPRLEAWKYPLPGDSVVAMIHRVIIEVGNPKVVRLQVPPDPHRSTLGDDISRAGVLNDAEWSSDGSQLAFVSTSRDHKQARFRVADATTGAVKDIFEENVPTQFESGQNAISWKYLAAGREVIWYSERDNWGHLYLYDVATGQLKNQITRGEWVVTQLVRVDEKKRQIYFLANAREGGNPYYTRFYKVDFDGKNLTLLTPEKGVHAVTLSASGDYFTDSYSEPDVAPVYVLRNSAGKQLLELARTDVSRLKTAGWKPPIPFSVKAHDGKTDVYGLLYTPTRMDSTRKYPVVDYIYPGPQGGSVRTWAFSASRRDNQALAELGFIVMELEGTSNPLRSKRFHDMSYGNMADNTLPDQVAAVRQLAAQHAWIDTTKVGIWGHSGGGFAAACAMFRYPDFFKVGIAESGNHDNRNYEDDWGERYNGLLQEGGADGHSSYHAQANQVHAGRLKGKLLLAHGLMDDNVPPYNTMLVIEALQDANKDYDLIVFPNTRHGFANYTGYMMRRRWDYFIKNLMGSEPPKEYLMKYSEDPRNHVE; translated from the coding sequence ATGAAAAAGTGGTTACCCCTGGTACTTCCGGTGCTGATAGCAGGCCCATCCCTGGCACAGCAGGCCCGGTTTACCGATAAAGATTACGAACATGCGGAAATGTTCCTGGCTCATCATACCCAGAGGTACCTCGACCAGGTGCCAGGTAAGCCGGTGTGGCTCAGCGGTGAAAGGTTCTGGTACCGGGTACTTACATCCGCAGGCAGTGAGTTTGTGCTGGTCGATGCGCGGCGCGGGACAAAATCGCCCGCATTCGATCATGAAAAGCTGGCCAAAGCACTCAGGGCGGTTTCAGGAAAAAATTATACAGCATTCATGCTGCCGTTTCAGGAGTTTACTTTTTCAGCGGACCAAAAATCAATCCTGTTTTCGGCGGCTGGCAAAAAGTGGAGCTGCAACCTGAAAACTTACCAGCTGACGGAAGATGCAGCCTCAAAACCAATACATGCGGCCGAGCGGGAAGCAGGAATGTTGTCTCCCGATGGTAAAAAAGCAGCATTTATCAAAGACTGGAACCTGTGGGTGCGGGACGTTGAAACCGGCCAGACGACCCAGCTTACCACTGACGGCACAACCAATTTCGGCTATGCAACGGATAATGCAGGCTGGCGGCATAGTGACAGGCCGGTTTTGTTATGGTCTCCCGACTCACGGAAAATTGCAACTTTTCAGCAGGATGAGCGGCGTGTGGGGGATATGTACCTGGTGACCACCAACGTAGGCCACCCAAGGCTCGAAGCCTGGAAGTACCCGCTGCCGGGTGACAGCGTGGTGGCCATGATCCACCGCGTCATCATCGAAGTCGGAAACCCCAAGGTGGTGCGCCTGCAGGTACCGCCGGACCCGCACCGCTCCACGCTCGGCGACGACATCAGCCGGGCAGGTGTACTCAATGATGCCGAGTGGAGCTCCGACGGTTCGCAGCTTGCATTTGTATCCACTTCCCGCGACCACAAGCAGGCGCGCTTCCGGGTTGCCGATGCCACCACAGGGGCAGTAAAGGATATTTTCGAGGAAAATGTGCCTACCCAGTTTGAATCGGGCCAGAATGCCATCAGCTGGAAATACCTGGCTGCGGGCAGGGAGGTGATCTGGTACTCGGAGCGTGATAACTGGGGACATTTGTACCTGTACGATGTAGCGACCGGCCAGCTCAAAAACCAGATCACCCGGGGAGAATGGGTAGTGACGCAGCTCGTGCGGGTGGATGAGAAAAAAAGGCAGATATATTTCCTTGCCAATGCGCGCGAGGGTGGCAATCCATACTATACCCGCTTTTACAAAGTGGATTTTGACGGAAAAAACCTGACCCTGCTGACACCAGAAAAGGGCGTACATGCAGTGACACTGTCTGCCTCGGGCGATTATTTTACCGACAGCTACTCTGAGCCCGATGTCGCGCCCGTGTACGTACTGAGGAACAGCGCCGGGAAGCAGCTGCTCGAACTGGCCAGAACGGATGTATCCCGGCTCAAAACTGCCGGCTGGAAACCGCCAATACCGTTTTCGGTGAAGGCGCATGATGGTAAAACGGATGTTTACGGTCTGCTGTATACGCCGACCCGAATGGATTCGACCCGGAAGTATCCGGTGGTGGACTACATTTATCCCGGTCCACAGGGAGGGAGTGTGCGTACCTGGGCATTCAGCGCATCGCGGCGCGACAACCAGGCACTTGCCGAGCTGGGCTTTATCGTGATGGAACTCGAAGGTACCAGCAACCCGCTCCGCTCCAAGCGCTTCCATGATATGAGTTACGGCAACATGGCCGATAATACACTGCCCGACCAGGTGGCAGCCGTACGGCAGCTGGCCGCGCAGCATGCCTGGATAGATACGACAAAGGTGGGAATCTGGGGCCACTCGGGTGGCGGGTTTGCGGCCGCCTGTGCAATGTTCCGCTATCCCGACTTTTTCAAGGTGGGCATTGCGGAATCGGGTAACCACGACAACCGGAATTACGAGGACGACTGGGGCGAACGCTACAATGGTTTGCTGCAGGAAGGCGGCGCAGACGGACACTCCAGCTACCACGCGCAGGCCAATCAGGTACATGCCGGGAGGTTGAAAGGAAAGCTGCTGCTGGCCCATGGGCTGATGGACGACAACGTACCACCCTACAACACCATGCTGGTAATTGAGGCATTGCAGGATGCCAATAAGGATTATGACCTGATTGTTTTTCCAAATACGCGCCACGGTTTTGCCAATTACACGGGCTACATGATGCGCCGCCGCTGGGACTATTTTATCAAAAACCTGATGGGCAGCGAACCACCCAAAGAGTACCTGATGAAGTATTCGGAAGATCCACGCAACCACGTTGAATAG
- a CDS encoding PIN domain-containing protein, with protein sequence MIYLPVVVCGELLYGAKNSARASYNLPRYLGFIEDCRILNTVNAVAAMYADLKRHLRITGTPIPENDIWIGATCIVYDIPLFTRDHHFSNLPALQQLS encoded by the coding sequence CTGATCTACCTCCCGGTTGTTGTCTGCGGAGAATTATTGTATGGTGCAAAAAACTCAGCGAGGGCTTCGTACAACCTTCCGCGCTACCTGGGCTTCATTGAAGATTGCCGCATCCTTAACACCGTGAACGCCGTGGCAGCAATGTACGCTGACCTCAAAAGACATCTTCGTATTACCGGCACGCCCATTCCTGAAAATGACATCTGGATTGGTGCAACGTGCATTGTATATGACATTCCCCTATTTACGCGCGATCATCATTTTTCTAATCTTCCGGCATTACAGCAGTTAAGCTGA
- a CDS encoding alpha/beta hydrolase, with product MKLNKLHAGLLAAAFTFAQLHEHALAQQNEVIPLWKNGAPGFESRAKEPEQAKDYWVKNIHNPSLEVFLPEAGKGNGTAVVVCPGGGFRLLVYNAEGVEPAQYLARLGVTVFVLKYRLPREDGSPYSLDKQPREDALRAMRQVRSLASRYHINPSRVGMLGFSAGGEVVASVAYTSGKGETTAKDPIDRLDGRPDFQMLIYPGPLGIPDKVPQDAPPAFLLAANDDPCCAVTTVDLLTRYREAKRPVEAHLYTKGDHGFNMGNRSDRQSIKSWPQRLADWLADNGYLKKD from the coding sequence ATGAAACTAAACAAATTACATGCGGGGCTGCTGGCTGCGGCCTTCACATTTGCACAACTGCATGAACACGCCCTGGCCCAGCAAAATGAGGTGATACCACTTTGGAAAAATGGTGCACCAGGCTTCGAAAGCCGGGCTAAAGAACCGGAGCAGGCCAAGGATTACTGGGTTAAAAACATTCACAATCCTTCGCTGGAAGTGTTCCTGCCGGAAGCCGGAAAGGGCAATGGTACTGCGGTGGTGGTATGCCCGGGTGGCGGTTTCAGGCTGCTGGTGTACAATGCAGAGGGTGTGGAGCCGGCTCAATACCTGGCAAGGCTCGGTGTCACTGTTTTTGTATTAAAATACCGGCTGCCAAGAGAAGACGGCTCCCCCTACTCGCTGGATAAACAGCCCCGCGAGGATGCACTTCGGGCAATGCGGCAGGTGCGCAGCCTGGCTTCCCGGTATCACATCAATCCTTCACGTGTGGGTATGCTCGGCTTTTCGGCCGGGGGCGAAGTGGTAGCGTCCGTAGCTTACACTTCCGGCAAAGGCGAAACCACTGCCAAGGATCCTATCGACCGGCTTGACGGCAGGCCCGATTTTCAGATGCTGATTTATCCCGGACCGCTGGGCATTCCCGACAAGGTACCACAGGATGCGCCTCCCGCATTTTTGCTGGCCGCCAATGACGACCCCTGCTGCGCGGTAACTACGGTGGATCTTTTAACCCGGTATCGCGAGGCCAAACGTCCTGTGGAAGCACACCTTTATACCAAAGGGGACCATGGCTTCAACATGGGCAACCGCTCGGACCGGCAGAGTATCAAATCGTGGCCCCAGCGGCTGGCCGACTGGCTGGCCGACAACGGGTATCTGAAAAAAGATTAA
- a CDS encoding 5'-methylthioadenosine/adenosylhomocysteine nucleosidase, with protein MKKTLYASLFLLFIVLQKTAAQQVTGILGAFPPELVLLQSKMENKRDTLIMQVKFVRGTLSGKPVVLAQTGIGKVNAAVATALMIEHFKPREIVFSGIAGGIDPALSPGDIVIGTEVTYHDFGTVTDSAMVYRPTANPFNMQENPLAFACDPALVARAIKASRGLSLEKIVRENGSFEPLVREGVIVTGDVFVSSENATARLQKDLHAAATEMEGAAIAQTCYQYHTPFLIIRSMSDKANSKAKNDMMAFYQTAAKNAAVLVMAVVGSL; from the coding sequence ATGAAGAAAACGCTTTACGCCAGTCTGTTTCTCCTTTTCATTGTTTTACAAAAAACCGCTGCCCAGCAGGTTACAGGCATCCTGGGCGCGTTTCCTCCCGAGCTGGTACTGCTGCAAAGCAAAATGGAGAATAAGCGGGATACCCTGATCATGCAGGTGAAATTTGTGCGCGGTACCCTGAGCGGAAAACCTGTGGTACTCGCCCAGACGGGCATCGGTAAGGTAAATGCCGCGGTAGCCACGGCCCTGATGATCGAGCATTTCAAACCCCGGGAGATCGTTTTCTCGGGCATCGCCGGCGGGATTGATCCGGCACTTTCTCCGGGCGATATCGTCATCGGCACAGAAGTTACCTACCATGATTTCGGTACCGTCACGGACAGTGCCATGGTGTACCGGCCTACTGCCAATCCGTTTAACATGCAGGAAAATCCGCTTGCATTTGCCTGTGATCCCGCGCTGGTAGCCAGGGCGATCAAGGCATCCCGGGGCCTTTCGCTTGAAAAGATTGTGCGGGAAAACGGGAGCTTTGAGCCGCTCGTGCGTGAAGGTGTGATTGTGACAGGCGACGTGTTTGTATCTTCCGAAAATGCGACGGCCCGGCTGCAGAAGGACTTACATGCTGCCGCTACCGAAATGGAGGGAGCGGCCATCGCACAAACGTGTTATCAATACCATACGCCTTTCCTGATCATCCGGAGCATGAGCGACAAGGCTAACAGCAAAGCTAAAAACGATATGATGGCCTTTTACCAGACCGCAGCCAAAAACGCCGCGGTACTGGTGATGGCAGTGGTGGGCAGCCTGTGA
- a CDS encoding DUF2278 family protein, whose translation MPLKNYCVLKARVTGKKLATKNSPHYQVLLEDEAGSKHRIAINVMSQLAPSELLYYFTDNFEHELIDRIKEADLPSGFTPVPSEPNGLALDFVRRNLFDSALMKPLPFDLPGPDNDLNEKLDFYITKALNDPGAELYAFGERWGPESNRKDQYFGFLPGSGIHDIHMNQGNEGKFRADNGTWQDGGMLLHFTQTDEWVALFLAFQSQSFHTDEQGNPMAGAPSPATSEKDLYIIAALVSPGGSEEEKVYLLNATSATISLDGYMLTDKLERGLPLDGLQAGAGEVVIVPVTGDQFQLSNNGGTLSLLDPTGKNIAGVSYTKSQASRKGRLIVF comes from the coding sequence ATGCCTTTGAAAAATTATTGTGTGCTGAAAGCCAGGGTGACCGGCAAGAAGCTCGCCACCAAAAATTCGCCCCACTACCAGGTATTGCTGGAAGATGAAGCCGGTTCCAAACACCGCATTGCGATCAATGTCATGTCGCAGCTGGCGCCTTCAGAGCTGCTCTACTACTTCACAGACAATTTTGAGCACGAGCTGATCGACAGGATTAAAGAAGCAGATCTGCCCAGCGGTTTCACACCTGTACCTTCCGAACCCAACGGGCTGGCGCTTGATTTTGTCAGGAGAAATCTTTTTGATAGCGCCCTCATGAAGCCGCTGCCCTTCGACCTGCCCGGCCCCGACAATGACCTGAATGAAAAGCTTGACTTTTACATTACAAAAGCATTGAACGATCCGGGAGCCGAGCTGTATGCATTTGGAGAAAGGTGGGGACCCGAATCCAACCGGAAAGACCAGTACTTTGGTTTTTTGCCGGGTTCGGGCATCCACGACATCCACATGAACCAGGGAAATGAGGGTAAGTTCAGGGCTGATAATGGTACCTGGCAGGACGGCGGCATGCTGCTGCATTTTACGCAGACCGATGAATGGGTAGCCCTTTTTCTTGCATTCCAGTCCCAGTCTTTCCATACCGATGAGCAGGGTAACCCGATGGCCGGAGCGCCTTCGCCAGCCACATCCGAAAAGGACCTCTACATCATTGCAGCCCTGGTTTCACCCGGAGGCAGCGAGGAAGAAAAGGTGTATCTGCTTAATGCAACCTCCGCTACCATCAGTCTGGACGGATACATGCTGACCGATAAATTGGAACGCGGGCTGCCGCTGGATGGTCTGCAGGCCGGCGCGGGCGAGGTTGTTATTGTACCGGTAACCGGAGACCAATTTCAGCTCAGCAACAACGGAGGCACGCTTTCGCTCCTCGATCCGACCGGCAAAAACATCGCCGGTGTAAGCTATACCAAAAGTCAGGCGTCGCGCAAAGGAAGGCTCATCGTATTCTGA